A region of the Arachis hypogaea cultivar Tifrunner chromosome 15, arahy.Tifrunner.gnm2.J5K5, whole genome shotgun sequence genome:
tattaaattacaatacaCAGTCTGCGTATTGTAAATACGCAGTTTGCGTATTATCAGTACAATACGTATTTTGCGTATTGTGTTTGCCCAGAACAACGCCCCCATAACACTGTAAAACTCTATTTTTTGTAACATTAACGTAAAACTCACTTCCCTCTcccatattaaaataaaaaatccgctATTTGTATCTCCATGCGTATACACCTACCATCTCTCTATAAATTAAACATCATAGATAAGATAGGAGGCAATATAGTAACTTCATCTCTAACCGGACTAACCCTAGTTTTTAAGGCTCTCTCGTCCTACCTAACCCCTGAGACAGGAATATAGATATTAGTGCAATTTTATTTTACTCTATGATTTCGCATCATTACCGTTAATTGATGAAGATATAGTAGTACAAAATATGTCATAAATTTCGATGTCCCCCAACAGTatcatattattaataattttttcgtttttatgttatttacagTCCcccatataaattaatttaaaaacaaataataagacTCGTGAAACACACGGAAGTAAAGTCCAGTTAAAAATAAACATTGGAGCATAAGAGAGAGTGACAATCTATAGAAGTATATTGTCACATTTGCCCTTGGTTCATTGGACAATGTTTAATGTTACCAAGTGCTATATCCCTTTATTTGTCTTGTGGCGTGAAGCTTTATATATACCATGCTTTGGTACCAAGCTTATTCAAAACCATAGCttcatatttttctctctttctttttctttagctAAGGTTTAGTTTCTGAAAGATGAATATCAAAGAGGTTGTTTTTCCTcttcttgtgtttttctttgcCTATTCTGGATTGGCCCTTTCAGTCTCAGAGCCCAAAAATGTTCCTCTGCTTCCTCATGCTGCTGATGATTCCTTCAGTGTTGGCTATATCCAAGTAATTAACTGCttgctcttattatatatatttttcttttttttttttaaataattttctttctttagttTGTTGAAGCTGTTTTCTTTTATTGTGCATGatatggatttattttattttaatatatttatttatttatttattgtgtttGAATAATAGATGAAGAGTGCAGAGAACTGTTCTTACTTGGTGGCCATAAGTACAAGCTGTTCTTCACCTAAGATTACAACTGATGAAATCAGTATTGTTTTTGGTGATGCACAAGGCAaccaggttttttttttcttctttttttctcccTATGATTTATGTTAATTGGGTCAAGATtggatttttattgaaatataataatattaagtaTAGGCcaagtaattaatatattttttgttgttcATCACTACTTGGTACAAGCTGATCaatgaacttttttttttcttgtgaaatTATATTAGTTCTATATCACTTTTACAGTATCATGGACCTGAGATTCTGAAGTGCTACAAGTTCTATTTGTGTGTTTAAATAAGGGTTAACATGCTAGAAAATTTTCTACTAAACAGAGCTCTAGAAAGGTCTCTGATAAGTGATAACCATATACAGAAAGCACTAGCTATAATTCTCTCTTTTTGGTTGAAAGTAGTGGAACTTCTTTTTGGTGCATTCTAGTAAGTTGGAGTAGGTggctataatattttaaaaagttttattaaaatcaaaataatatttttttattatttagtaatttttaaaaaaatattcttaaaaaaaatattttaattttaacgacATTTTCATAGGCCCTATGTCATGTATGCTAAGCTGTTTAGTGAAAAaggtcaaattatttaacgattgtAATGTTTCATATCCACTAGTCTTTTGCtcttttaggtagcgtttgttttgaggtactgagacagaaaTTGAGAAACTGAGattcagtatcgtgtttgttagttcagagactggtactaaaatttctgtctctgtctctaaaattttagtatttcagtacctccaaaaagtagggatacagctgactaaaatttttaaagatggagactgaaactttaataatattttatacctaaaatatttttatttcaattaattaattccaattttaccctttgtgcaaattaaattagagtttcatttttgtttcaagtcctgtctcccattttgcaccaaacagaatactgagatttatttcaatccgtgtctcttagtctctgtctctcaatctcaATCTTTCCGTTTCTATCTCTCCACCAGACGCTACCTTATaacttgagtttgataactcttcCATTTATCGAAGTCGAAATTCATGTTATATCCTCCTATTTATGTCTTCTTATTAAACACCTATCCTCTCTAGAGTTTAACTAGCAACACTGAATAAAGAAAATGTTGAGAGAGCAATCTATATGACCATGTTAGATATGattaattacatatataaaataacaaaaatactaTTCGTACACCAATATCAGttattaaaatcagtcaccaattATGATTATTATCAGGTATATGCAGAAAGACTGGGTGATAGAATTTCAAAGACATTTGAGCAGTGCTCCTCAGACACATTCCAGATAGATGGTGAATGCACTTCTGAGATATGCTTTGCATACCTTCGTAGATCTGGTTCCAAAACCAATGGTTGGAAGCCTGAGAGTGTTAAAATCTACACCTACAACACTGACCCTGTTACTTTCAATTTCAACACCTCCATCCCCAATGACAAATGGTACGGCTACAATTTCTGCCAGGTTCCGCCGCCGCCATCGCCACCtcatcctccttctcctcctactcCTTCCTCTTCACACCCTCTATACACCCTCAACCGCCTCATCTATGCTGTTCTAGGACTTGTTCTTAGTCAAATTTGGATGTAACAACTTTATCATATAATGTATTAATATTCCATGGCTATTAATTATTTCCATGTGGCCATGGAGAACTTGATTAGTTAGGTAACTAAATTTGTGATCCTTTGTGGTGGGCAAAGTCGGTTATTATTATTGTGCGTGGCTTTGCATTCTTATTAGTTAGATCTTTTGCTGTTTGAAGGActaattatgttttgagtttaatGTTTGAATAAGTAGGGTCACTTTCTGTTTTTAAAGACActtgatattatattatatatatttcattATTGTTTCTGTGGGTGTAATTTTCTTTACTTGAAATTTCTGATAttgttatttatataataatttagttaaatatattaaatttttttatttttaattatttatttcacataaaaataattatacaaaattttgtgtttaaatttaaaatattgagtattcgatttttttatatttatagtatatgatattttttaatatttatgctAAGTCATATGCCAGTTTATTTTATCTAGATTTGaggacaaaataattaaaaataaaatattgtctCCTGGGATGATGATATCCGCTTATAGTAACCACAGG
Encoded here:
- the LOC112751675 gene encoding embryo-specific protein ATS3B, which gives rise to MNIKEVVFPLLVFFFAYSGLALSVSEPKNVPLLPHAADDSFSVGYIQMKSAENCSYLVAISTSCSSPKITTDEISIVFGDAQGNQVYAERLGDRISKTFEQCSSDTFQIDGECTSEICFAYLRRSGSKTNGWKPESVKIYTYNTDPVTFNFNTSIPNDKWYGYNFCQVPPPPSPPHPPSPPTPSSSHPLYTLNRLIYAVLGLVLSQIWM